The genomic DNA GAGAGCATGCGTCCTGCATGCGGGTCACCACCAGATGAACACCTGTCTACTTCATAGACATTCGTAGGTCCCACGTTCACATATGCAGCCATATACCTCTGCATGGGAATTGCTTGGTGAGTGTTCATGCGGCCGTATATATCGACATTTTTGTGGCCAACAGACAGGCGACATACATCCTGTACCTACATCGAtgtaaatgcatatatatacatatatatatatatatacatatatatacatatatatacatatatatatatatacatatatatatacatatatatacatatagagatgtagatgtacatatatatatatatatatgcatgcagatgtatGCACATaaatatgtgtatgcatgtttgagtgtgtgtgtgtgggagaggcgcctgtAGATTGTCGCAAATGTGTGTGGATTGAGGGTAATGGAGGGCATTCGCCTGCACCTTGTTCGCCGCCTACATGGGACAGATGATGCTCGCACTGGCGGTGAGCCACTgctggagacaggagaaatGGAAAGAATGGCTGCAGGGGAGGCGCTTGAatccttcgcctcgccgtcggctcTCTCTGCAAATGACGCAGAAGAACTGATCTGTGGCCGAGGCGTCATCTCCAATGTCTTCACCGCCCTCGGCATCCGGCAGCGCACTTTCGAGCGTTCGACACACGAGCAGGTGGTTCCGAAGAGCGTGGCTCTGAAACGAGAGACCAGGAGGCGCCAGAGACaaacacgaaaaaaaaggaTAAGCATTCAGACACAAGCGCGACGGCCGCCGCCAcctggaaaagaaacgacgcagaaagctctacacatgcacatacatgtgtatacgtatatagatgcatacgtatatatatgtatatatgtatatgtatgtatatgtgcgtATATACCAAGCCACGGAGCCATGCGTCTCGAGAGATGTGCCGGTCCCGTAGAGAGTTGCCTCAGTGCACACGTCCTTGCACACATTttgcgaagagacacagccaGCAGGAGCCGCCCATCAAATCCGTGTAGCCGCAAACGTCTCTTTTACACACAAGGGACACGGCCCAGGAGGAACGGAACGGTGTCAACAGATGGCTCGAGAGACTGGGGTCGCGGGGCTGGTTGGCCTGTACGGACAGCTTGGTGAATGACGCCGAACGCAGTTTTGATGCGCATGAAAAGGAGGAGGTCAGCGACGTGCAGGAGGCCGCTCGCGCCTTGCTGCCAGACGAAAAACTGCTGCAGAACGAGGAGGCTGCCGCTGACAATTCGCAGCAACTGCGTAACCACCACGACAGCTGACCAGTACATCTGAAAGGGAACAGCCAAAAACCATCGGGACCTCCAATCTCAgagccgaaaaagagaagcgacgaagcgGTCATCTGTCTCGTGTGTCGTCGAAATACACTTTTACCTATGacgatatatgtatacgtatatgtgtatatgcatacatatatatatatatatatatatgcatatatacatatatacatatatatgcatatatatatgtatatacgtatttgcatgtatatatgtgtcgGCATGTTAACGTGTGGGTTTATGCGCCGAGGAGAGTCTGGAGTGGAGCCCAGAGGCGATATTTTCACACGCACGTTTATGTCGATCGAGAGTGCGGCACTGCAGGAGGAAAAACTAGCTTACGTGGTGGGACGGGctgacgagaagggagagctGTACGGTGACGcacgcgagggagagcgcCACAACCTGCcaaggcaaagaagagacaaaaaacgcgtcAGGCATGATCTCCAGGGCGCGAAAAAAGGCGGAGCCTCGCATGCATGcctctgcatgtgcatacaGAGGACtagacacacacatctgcaAAATACAGGCGGCGGCACTACCAGAAATGACAGCTTATCCTTCTTCCGGAGATAAGCCTTCCCTTCAGCACACACTGgacttctctctgtccccgtcgCATGCTTCGAAGGTGCGCGTGCCGAAGAAGCCCCCTTTTTTCCGGCGGTAGCAAGTTAGATTTCCCACGCACACTATGTGAAGGCCCCTGTGTGTTCAAAAGCCGCGATCGGAGAGCTGccgagcgaaaaagaaaggaacgtGCGAGCGCTCGTCATCTGAGGAGCCCGCATAAACCCCAACCTGACTGGATTTCCATCTCTGCTTGCCTGTAGAGGGTTCGAGCGACTctgcaggcgcagaagcCGCACTGGCGGTCGCCTTTTGACCTCAGCTTGACTGGATTCAGTTTCGTACACAGTTCAAGGCCACGATGACAGAACGACTAACAAACCTGGCCGACAAACCTGGCCGTGATCCCTCGAACCGGACTGTTTTTCGCGCAGGCGAGATGTGTCTTACATCGTAGAGCAAAATGAGTTTGGTTTTTGGGTGGACGTCGTGAAACACGACCAGAGCTCCGAGAAACAGCCAAGCCAAGGCGGCCCACAGAATCCCGACGGAgtagagaaaggagacgctcgGACTGCCACGCCGGGCATCCGCCGGGACTGGGTTGTTTAGGCGATCTTTTATCaaacgaagagacgccgccaGGAACACTGGAGGAGTCAGCTGTAAAACAAACGCACAGAGTCTCTTGTCGAAGAAACCAGCTCGGTGCACAAGGTCCACACACCTGCATGCTATGTCTGTATATTCATGTATAGCGTGGATCTACAGTTATGTCTACGCGTACATCTATATCCATTTACGcagacacatgcatgcgcgctttTGTTGTACAGGTTTGAAGTGGCGGGGATAAGTAAACTCAAGAGGCCACGGCGGCGGATTTGAACCGAACGtgggggggtggggggggggNNNNNNNNNNNNNNNNNNNNNNNNNNNNNNNNNNNNNNNNNNNNNNNNNNNNNNNNNNNNNNNNNNNNNNNNNNNNNNNNNNNNNNNNNNNNNNNNNNNNCTTACCCAGATTAGCCAATAGAGCGCTTCTCGGACATCGTAGGAGATGGCGACGACGAGCATCGCCGCCTGAACCTGACGCCCAGACGCACACCACGCTAACGGGATAACAAATGCACGCAGCACTCCACACGTTgcacgcgcgcatgcgcgtaTACAAACAACCAAAAATCTAcatataattatatatatatatgtttgcaGCTTAGTAAGGGCATGAGCGTGGCTGTTCTGGCTGtgctttgcctctctctgtcgcacAGTCGAGACCCAGGGAAATGCCTCACCCTCGGTCCAGGAGACACCCGCCTCCCAAGTCAAGAGTCCCCTGTCTACATATACACtgggaggaaaacgggatGGGCACACAAGCACGGATTTGCGTACGTTtatgcacacatatatatttgttcATGTCCATAaacataaacatatatatatatatatatatatatatatacgtgtaaaCATATATTTACATCCGTAGATGCACCCTGGGTGTGCGTATCTGGGTGCCTTCGTTTCTGAATGTGCCTGCGGCTCGGAGGAGTGGCATCGGGAGAGAGTTTCCTTACTGCCTTTTCGAGTAGTTTTTCTTTCGCCCGGTTGCGTTCAAAGACTCTGAGCTTGCCGACGAAGAGTCGCATCGAAACTTCCATAGCGACGTAGCTGGTGAGGACCAGGAAGATCCAGAAAATCAAGAGAGACCTGAGGAAAGCAGCGAACCGGGAAACGCGCACACCTCCCGGGTGTTTTttggcgcatgcacccgcACGCCACAGAGCTGTCTGGAATCGGCTCGGAGGGGGGCCCGTTTTCCGCTGGGTCGCAGTCCCGTCTTCAGCTTGTTCCCGTCGACTCCTCTCTGAGTTTGTCCTGTGAACTGTCGTGCCCGGCACACCTGTCGACTACTCAGGGGTGTCCCTTTGCTCGTTCTCagcagggagacagcggtaGCGCCGGAGCTCCACCTCGCACGCAAAGCTTACTCGACGCCGTGACTCCATTCGGACAGCGACCTCGTGGTCATCAGAGAgtgaacgcatgcagcggccgCGGTCGCCCAGCCCAGCAGCCCGCCCTGAAGAGACCAGACGGGACCACTGTTGCTTCTTTgacgcgcgcctccgcgtcctGTCGGCTCCATCTTTTCGGACCAAGAGGAAGTCTCCCTGCTCACCCGGCTCCCTCCCCTttcggtctcttctctcgacaGCTCTGACGCTTCGCGAGCCTCCAGTGgtgtcctctcgcctccttcgtctcgcctcggtctcccgccttctcgccctgtACGAGTagttctcttcctcgctgcctgGTCGATGCCTCGCGCcctcttcctgtcccttctcgctcgtcccctccgtatctttctttccctctctcctctttctcctctctcttccctgtgtcGCGTGCATCTGTCTCCGCAAATATctgcgcgcttctctctcttcctcgtcctctccgttcAGGGAGAGGCTAGCTCCCAcgctctcccttttcgcctttccgggtggaggaaagagaagttGCAAAGATGCACGCAAAGTTGTAGAGCGTGGTATCCTCGGGAAGTTCCCTGAGCCTGTCAAGACAAGTACCCATTTGGTTCCTGACAGAAACGTTTCGCCGCCGCATGTTCAGCGCCTGTcgagagcgaaaaacgaagacaaGACCGCCAACAGGTGCCAAAGACCCTGGAAGAGAACTCAAGACGATTGGGTGTTTTGTTTTCCCAGCAAAGAACAAAGCCAAGACATGCCTGGGACGTGTGGTGTCTGaaccctctctctgccggtGAGCCGCGATTCGCACTCCGGtccacgagagacagaaaaaaagagcgacgcgaggcGGGTGTAGAGCCGAGCGTCGAGGAATGTGAAGGACAAAAGGGAGtccgcgagaagacagacgaaaaagaaaagacgctcCCGAGTCAGAGGGGAAAGAGTGCGGTAGTCTCGCCAAGGACAGATGCAACTCGATTgcaagcgaaggaaagagagagtcgGGCTAGGCCGCGCGGCTGTTCCACACCAGGCGCAACGAAAGATGGctcacagagacacacggccTTTTGAGGAAAATGCGGAAAAAAGGActgcggaaagagagacaaggaagaagataAAAACCGCCGTGAAGTGTCTCACGGCCGCTGGAGGGTACCTTGGAAAGCACAAACAGGTagcaaaaaacgcgaaacggagTTTCCAGGTAGAGCCGTGGAGGTATTTTGCGAAGAAAGGTCTCCGCGCGCGTGACAAAATTCGCTTAGCTGACGTAGATCTCGGAAGAAAACTCATCAACTGAGTTCGGCGCGGAACACGAATTCCCCGTCTCGTCGGAAGACACCGAAGGGAAGTGCTTTCACGCCCCCCGGTCTTCCGCTGTCTAAAAAGAGTTCCACTTGAAGCGAAACAAACTGCGTTCTCGCCAAAAATCGCCTCTCAGGGGTTTGTCGAACCGTCAAAAAGTAGCAACACACGAAACAGGGCGCCACGGGATGCTCAAAGTTGCATGCGATCAAGTTCCTCAGCTGCCTTTCCACAAACGGTGCGCCGAAAAAACGCACGAATGTTCTTGTCGACAGATCCAGATAGGTTCGAGGCTGATGTACTTTAAAGAAATTTCTAGGGTGCTCACTGCaagcatacatatacatatatatatatatatatatatatataggttcAAGTGCGActatgtctatatatatgtatatctttGTAACTGGTAGACAGGTAGTTGTAGTTCCTTTTCGGACGCCCAGGTCTACACACGGCGTTTCTTTTTGCGGGCCGAATTGGACCTTTGAGTTTCCGGCAGCTATCGTTGTTTCTCGGTCTCTGGAAAATCCCCTGCAGCTGCACACTCGACACTCAGGCGGGTGCCTCCTGCTGTGCGAAAGGAACGTGTTTGACTCATCTGTCGAACCCAAGGGAGAGTGGACGGTGGAGATTTTCAAGTTTCTAGTGCAGAGAGGAACCCGGAGTGACACGAATATAAAGCACACTGTCTGAAAACAGCACTGGTTTCACAGGCTGGAGTCCACACGCCACGTATTAAGCCGCAGTTCGACGGGCACACGtgcagcgagacgaaggagggaGGCATTTCCCatgcgtttctgtctctgtttgtTTTGAATTTTTTCACACTGTTTTCCCCCTCTGTTTCGAGCAGACTGACTGAAAGACCCAGCTAAAGACAGCTCTCGTTGGGCAGACGGCCCAAAGGTCGGCTCTCGGTGCGAATCCCGTGGCCGAGCCTCTCACCACCGCACAGACAAGAGGAATGCCTTTCTCTTGGAGAGGCTGTTCTCAGGACCGACTGCTTGCGGCATTTGCCAGGTTCCCCAGCTTTTTCAGAGGGACAGTGCGTGGGCGTCCGTatgtgcgtttctctgtctacAGCGCCGAGGAAACTGGGAGATGGGCCGCGCGTTCTCTTGCCGTTAAACCCCGTTTTTGGTGGTATTACTCGCATGACACCGCAAAATACGCTCGACACTACCATTCAGGGACTAATACCACAGAGGCGAATGATGGCCGCCCGTCGCTGAAGTAGAAACGGAGAAGTCTAAGTGTCTCAGATAAGCCTCAGGTTGGCGAGAAGCATGGTTCTAGAGCGAGGAGCAAGCTCGCGAGTTCTTCTCCAGAGCGAAAATCCTGATTCCGGTGTGCGCCACGTCAAAACTTTACAGAAAATGAAGACAAAAAGCAGAGGTCTCAGGGGGTGCATCCCCCTGGGAAGGACAAAAGAGCACCAACTGACTAGTGGAGAAAACCCGTCATTCACGCCTCACGTTCTCCGCCCACTTGTTTGACAGTGGAAGGCGCGGCATGTCTGCATGGGCTGCGAATTCTGATTCATATGTGTGTGGTAAATCCTGCGGGCAAGCACCTTCCCTAACTGAAAGGTTCTCGTAAACTGAAAAGCTTTATCGCGCAGCCACTCGGGTCGACACACGCTTTTCCAGGGAGACCGTCAAACCTCCAGCCGGATCAGAAACAGCCACTTTGCAAAGCGCCTCTCAGTTTTTTTTGAATTGTGTGTAGCTACAAGAAAGGCACTGTCGTCTAGTGCCTTTGGATTCTCCTCTTTCGACGCCTAGGCAAGTTGCCTATGCTCCGGCTCTCTCGGGCCACGGCTGGCGCCGCCTCaaagggggagaaaaggagtcCTTTCCTGTCCCAGGAGAGATTCTTGATTAGCCATCACCCCCCAGAGTACTCATAGAAGCCACAGATATACGCGGTGCCAGCGTCACAGAAGCCCGAacgcctctcctgcctcgacAGGAGGGTTTGCGGTTCTCTTCCACGCGCAGCACTTTCTTGCCAAACCATCCTTCACCCCTCCAGATtgagggcgacgaggcaaGAGTTCAACGTCGGTAACGACGAGTTTAGGAAGTAACAGTACCAagcaaaacagaaacggGAAGTTACTGGGTGATGGACGCAGTCTCTCCGTGAACCTCATGGATCAGGAGAACGTACGCACACATATGGAGGCGCGTGCTGAGAGACATGCAGAGATGCATACGCAGGAAAGCAGGCGTGTGCATAGGCACGTAGgtacatatgtgcatgtgtaggCCGCGGGTTCTACGGACCCTCGAGAGGAGTGAATCCACGAGTTTGACAGtttgaaaagaagagacaaagaaggagagTGTTCATCCTGATGCGAGGACACTGCCAAGTCCTCACGACGACGTTTCTGTGCGGCACTGAGGTGTCCTTTGGAGCTTTGTCGATGTGCATCCGTCGTGTTTTCGCGCGCCTTTGCTAGCTGTCACCGAGCCTGCTCTCTGGTGTCTTGACTCCTTGTCGGCCGCAGCCACAAGCCGACCTTTAACAGTCTTTTCGCGCCTCATCCGAGaacgccttcctcgtcttcgtcttcctcaaaGAGAAGTCTACGGACAGCTTTCGCCACGTCTCCACCCTCTTTCCGCAGCGCCTTTTCTGCGACGCTgcctggaagaagaagcaagtcCTTTACTTCGGTCACCGCCTTGGGATCCACATGCACCGAGCTGCCTTTCCCATCTTTCCGATTCAGCGAATCCATCAGAGCCGCCCGTTGCTGTGGGGAGTACATGAACAAAAACGATGAAGAAAGAGatagagacgaagagagacagagaggaagagagggggagacgcagacacgaaaggcagagagacca from Neospora caninum Liverpool complete genome, chromosome VIII includes the following:
- a CDS encoding Zinc finger (C3HC4 type, RING finger) protein,related, producing MEPTGRGGARQRSNSGPVWSLQGGLLGWATAAAACVHSLMTTRSLSEWSHGVESLLIFWIFLVLTSYVAMEVSMRLFVGKLRVFERNRAKEKLLEKAVRKLSPDATPPSRRHIQKRRHPDTHTQGASTDVNICLHVYIYIYIYIYVYVYGHEQIYMCA
- a CDS encoding Zinc finger (C3HC4 type, RING finger) protein,related, with protein sequence MCVSSPLYAHAEACMRGSAFFRALEIMPDAFFVSSLPWQVVALSLACVTVQLSLLVSPSHHMYWSAVVVVTQLLRIVSGSLLVLQQFFVWQQGASGLLHVADLLLFMRIKTAFGVIHQAVRTGQPAPRPQSLEPSVDTVPFLLGRVPCV